The Algoriphagus sp. TR-M9 genome has a window encoding:
- a CDS encoding glycine--tRNA ligase, with protein sequence MAKTATPAENAQLKDIISHAKEYGFVYPSSEIYDGLQAVYDYGAYGVELKNNLKRLWWETMTKVQDNIVGIDAAIFMHPTTWKASGHVDSFNDPMIDNKDSKKRYRADVLVEEHAAVFERAGDVEKANELTGTLARLLEAEDLTGVRDLIVNEGIKCPISGTSNWTEVRQFNLMFSTQVGSVAEDASTIYLRPETAQGIFVNFLNVQKTARMKVPFGIAQIGKAFRNEIVARQFIFRMREFEQMEMQFFVRPGTELEWYQKWADMRMKWHLALGTPAEKLRKHDHEKLAHYANAAMDIEFDFPFGFKEVEGIHSRTDFDLKSHQEYSKKKQQYFDPEVNQNYIPYVIETSIGADRLFLLTLCNAYTEEKTEEKSRTYLKLHPAIAPVKAAILPITKKDGLPEKGKEIVELLKYDFNITYEDAASIGKRYARQDLIGTPFCIAVDHQTLEDNTVTIRHRDTTEQERVSISELHGRIAEATSFRRVFEKL encoded by the coding sequence ATGGCAAAAACAGCAACTCCTGCGGAAAACGCGCAATTGAAAGATATTATTTCCCATGCCAAAGAGTATGGATTTGTTTACCCTAGTTCTGAGATCTACGATGGCCTGCAGGCTGTGTATGATTATGGGGCTTATGGAGTAGAACTGAAAAACAACCTGAAGCGGCTTTGGTGGGAAACCATGACGAAGGTTCAGGATAATATAGTTGGGATAGATGCAGCTATTTTTATGCACCCTACCACTTGGAAGGCTTCTGGCCACGTGGACTCCTTCAATGATCCTATGATCGATAACAAGGACTCTAAGAAGCGATACCGCGCAGATGTGCTCGTGGAAGAGCATGCGGCGGTATTCGAAAGAGCCGGAGATGTAGAAAAAGCAAATGAACTTACCGGAACTTTAGCGAGATTGCTCGAAGCGGAGGATTTGACAGGGGTGAGGGATTTGATCGTCAATGAAGGCATTAAATGTCCGATCAGCGGCACCAGTAATTGGACGGAAGTCCGTCAGTTCAACCTGATGTTTTCTACTCAGGTAGGCTCAGTAGCAGAGGATGCTTCTACCATTTACCTGCGTCCGGAGACAGCACAGGGGATTTTTGTGAACTTTCTGAATGTGCAGAAAACGGCGAGGATGAAGGTTCCTTTCGGTATAGCGCAGATCGGAAAAGCCTTCAGAAATGAAATCGTAGCCCGTCAGTTTATCTTCAGAATGCGTGAGTTTGAGCAAATGGAGATGCAATTTTTCGTGCGTCCTGGCACGGAGCTGGAATGGTATCAGAAATGGGCGGATATGCGTATGAAATGGCATTTGGCACTGGGAACTCCTGCGGAAAAGCTAAGAAAGCATGATCATGAGAAGCTGGCTCACTACGCCAATGCGGCCATGGATATTGAGTTTGATTTCCCATTTGGATTCAAAGAAGTGGAAGGAATTCACTCTAGAACTGATTTTGATCTGAAGTCCCACCAGGAATACTCCAAGAAGAAGCAGCAATACTTCGACCCTGAGGTAAACCAGAATTACATCCCGTATGTGATCGAGACTTCTATCGGGGCAGATCGTTTGTTTTTGTTGACACTTTGCAATGCCTATACGGAAGAGAAAACGGAAGAGAAAAGCAGAACTTACTTAAAACTTCATCCAGCAATCGCACCTGTAAAAGCAGCAATTCTTCCCATCACGAAGAAAGACGGCTTGCCGGAAAAAGGAAAGGAAATCGTAGAGTTGCTCAAATATGATTTCAATATCACTTATGAAGATGCAGCATCAATCGGTAAGCGCTATGCCCGCCAGGATCTGATCGGAACGCCATTCTGTATCGCAGTAGATCATCAGACTTTGGAAGATAATACGGTCACGATCCGTCATCGTGATACTACCGAACAAGAGCGAGTTTCTATCTCTGAGCTTCATGGAAGAATCGCTGAGGCTACAAGTTTTAGAAGAGTATTTGAGAAGTTGTAA
- a CDS encoding outer membrane beta-barrel protein codes for MKKLLLGLLVFQLFNFSTNAQIEKGSIFVGGRVNYAHNNNDSESRIINPSVVTANNVQSNQFTFNPQLGYTLNNNLVIGTYLGINSYKATSDRIQLSDGSTTGFEYLNKNNSLIIGVFARKYIAFSESFSAFAEINAGTGKINELQSSEDTNGTQEEIEQNFNKFESNFNIGLSFFPKKWMAIELSSNLLYFSHQGENKETENQKSEVNANGFNIGLNASAINVGVSFFLNNK; via the coding sequence ATGAAAAAATTATTACTTGGATTACTGGTATTTCAACTATTTAATTTCTCCACCAACGCCCAAATCGAGAAGGGTAGTATTTTTGTTGGAGGCAGAGTAAATTACGCTCATAATAATAACGATTCAGAATCCAGGATTATCAATCCTTCGGTAGTCACTGCCAATAACGTCCAAAGTAACCAATTTACTTTCAATCCTCAGCTAGGATACACTTTGAACAATAATTTAGTCATTGGTACCTACCTGGGAATTAATTCATATAAAGCAACTTCAGATAGAATCCAACTTTCAGACGGATCCACTACAGGTTTTGAATATTTGAATAAAAATAATTCCTTAATCATAGGGGTTTTTGCCCGGAAATATATTGCATTTAGTGAAAGTTTTTCAGCATTTGCCGAAATAAATGCTGGTACTGGAAAAATCAACGAGCTACAGTCTTCAGAAGACACTAATGGAACTCAGGAGGAGATAGAACAAAATTTCAATAAATTCGAAAGTAACTTTAACATCGGGCTTTCCTTTTTCCCGAAAAAATGGATGGCAATCGAGCTATCTTCCAACCTTTTATATTTTTCTCATCAAGGAGAAAACAAAGAAACAGAAAACCAAAAATCTGAAGTCAATGCCAATGGATTTAACATCGGTCTGAATGCATCAGCCATCAACGTTGGTGTATCTTTTTTTCTAAATAATAAGTAG
- a CDS encoding outer membrane insertion C- signal translates to MKKLVLLSFALFAFISLAKAQVSAGVNLQSSETFVTIGTDPSKQIFGEARIGTGGDVGVELMGAYNIIRKEDVNFYAGLGLGLDDDRNHNHDDEDDIYIAISIGLLVTPFNSKNLGLVLEAAPILADDHGDYFRAGFGFKYTFR, encoded by the coding sequence ATGAAAAAACTAGTACTATTATCTTTTGCCTTGTTCGCATTCATTTCTCTAGCGAAAGCCCAAGTCAGTGCAGGTGTAAACCTGCAGAGCTCAGAGACCTTTGTCACTATAGGGACAGATCCTTCCAAGCAGATTTTTGGAGAAGCTAGAATCGGAACCGGGGGAGATGTGGGCGTAGAGCTGATGGGGGCTTACAATATCATCAGAAAAGAGGATGTTAATTTCTATGCAGGACTGGGATTAGGTCTAGATGACGATAGAAATCACAATCACGATGATGAGGATGATATTTACATAGCCATATCCATAGGGCTGCTGGTAACACCTTTCAACAGTAAGAATTTAGGTTTGGTGCTCGAAGCCGCTCCAATCCTAGCCGATGATCACGGAGATTACTTCCGAGCCGGATTTGGATTTAAATACACCTTCAGATAA
- a CDS encoding Gfo/Idh/MocA family oxidoreductase, translating to MSNPIKTAIVGFGSVAEKMHAPLITVCPDLDLVASVERRTNRCEELYGTQTFRSLEDLLQADAADLIVITTPNEYHFPMAKQCLEAGKHVVVDKPVTIYAHEAEELHRLAEERGLVLSVFHNRRFDGDFMTLQKLVREGDLGDLVYLESHFDRFRPEVTENWREKEVPGNGITFDLGSHLIDQVVLLFGLPKWIQADIRKQRTGAVADDYFDIILDYGSLKARVTAGALVNVPTPKFLLLGKKGSYQKFGLDVQEAAFKAGEKPEGPSWGVESEEKWGKVFLSDESRPYETLPGDYRILYQNVADVIIKNADLKISIPQTISVLKLIEAAFRSAKEGKRISQEVGAW from the coding sequence ATGAGTAATCCTATCAAAACAGCCATAGTAGGCTTTGGCTCTGTGGCCGAAAAAATGCACGCTCCCTTGATCACGGTATGTCCTGATCTGGATTTGGTGGCTTCGGTAGAGCGTCGCACCAATCGCTGTGAAGAGCTTTATGGAACCCAAACCTTTAGAAGCTTAGAGGACTTGCTCCAGGCCGATGCTGCCGACTTGATAGTGATTACTACACCCAATGAATACCACTTCCCAATGGCCAAGCAGTGTCTGGAAGCAGGGAAGCATGTGGTGGTGGATAAACCTGTGACCATATATGCCCATGAAGCTGAGGAGCTCCATAGACTGGCAGAGGAAAGGGGACTTGTTTTGTCTGTATTTCACAACCGTCGCTTTGACGGAGATTTCATGACCTTGCAGAAATTGGTTCGGGAGGGAGATCTGGGCGATTTGGTTTACCTAGAGTCACATTTTGATAGGTTTCGGCCGGAGGTGACGGAAAACTGGCGGGAGAAGGAAGTGCCTGGAAATGGGATCACATTCGATTTGGGCTCTCATCTGATCGATCAGGTCGTATTGCTTTTTGGTCTGCCCAAGTGGATACAAGCAGATATCAGAAAGCAAAGAACTGGCGCAGTAGCAGATGATTATTTTGATATAATTCTCGATTATGGTTCGCTGAAAGCTAGAGTTACTGCTGGCGCCCTAGTGAATGTGCCTACACCGAAGTTTTTGCTTTTAGGTAAAAAGGGCTCCTATCAAAAGTTTGGGCTGGATGTGCAGGAAGCTGCATTCAAAGCAGGAGAAAAGCCGGAAGGACCATCTTGGGGTGTGGAAAGTGAGGAAAAGTGGGGGAAAGTTTTCCTCAGTGATGAGAGCAGACCTTACGAGACCCTTCCTGGAGATTATAGAATTCTTTATCAAAATGTGGCTGATGTCATTATCAAAAATGCAGATTTGAAGATCAGCATTCCTCAGACCATCAGTGTATTGAAGCTAATAGAGGCGGCTTTTCGCAGCGCAAAGGAAGGAAAGAGAATCAGCCAAGAAGTAGGAGCCTGGTAA
- a CDS encoding response regulator transcription factor produces the protein MIRIALADDHKLFAKGIESILEEEDDLQIVGIFPNGSELCEYLLENEVDVVLTDLNMPIMDGFGVLEFCRENKIPVKIVILSMYDDEKIYKKCIDKKADAFVLKDADPDELVFTVHEVFEGRHVLNFERVKKQAIQGAFFDAFRMRYRLSRRETEIIQLIKEGNQNKEIAEILNLSQQTVETHRKNIHAKLQVSSRIELVNKAHEMNL, from the coding sequence ATGATCAGGATTGCCCTGGCTGACGACCATAAATTATTTGCCAAAGGAATCGAAAGTATCCTCGAAGAAGAGGATGATCTCCAGATAGTCGGAATCTTCCCAAACGGCAGTGAACTCTGCGAATACCTACTAGAAAATGAAGTTGATGTAGTATTGACAGATTTGAATATGCCGATCATGGATGGTTTTGGCGTATTGGAGTTTTGCAGGGAGAATAAGATTCCGGTGAAGATTGTGATTCTTTCCATGTATGATGATGAGAAGATCTACAAGAAGTGCATAGACAAAAAGGCGGATGCTTTTGTGCTCAAGGATGCAGATCCTGATGAGCTCGTTTTCACCGTACATGAGGTGTTTGAGGGCAGGCACGTGCTCAACTTTGAGCGGGTAAAAAAGCAAGCCATCCAAGGGGCATTTTTTGATGCGTTCAGAATGCGATACAGGCTTTCCCGAAGGGAAACCGAAATCATCCAGCTGATCAAAGAAGGTAATCAGAACAAGGAAATTGCGGAAATACTGAACCTCAGCCAGCAAACCGTAGAAACCCACCGAAAAAATATCCACGCCAAACTACAGGTCAGTTCCAGAATAGAACTGGTAAACAAGGCTCACGAAATGAATCTTTAA
- a CDS encoding sensor histidine kinase: MDTVESSVYIIIFSTLFLGGIMSTFVISMVFIHRQRQVQNRQKLDQIKLEHEKTLLNIENEIQQETLGHVGRELHDNIGQLLSLAKLNFGSIKPEKHAAGREILTQAIQEVRGLSKELNLDWVEEISINEFIAQQLQKIQDTGHCQTSLAADYELLDLPKDHKLVLIRVIQESLNNALKHASPDKIEISITANGNSRQLRIKDDGRGFDSSMASTGSGMFNLKKRMETIGGSFELTSMVGKGTEIILTLPN; the protein is encoded by the coding sequence ATGGATACTGTTGAGAGTTCAGTTTACATCATTATCTTTTCTACTTTATTTCTTGGGGGGATTATGTCCACTTTCGTCATTTCTATGGTTTTTATCCATAGACAACGCCAGGTTCAAAACCGTCAAAAACTAGATCAGATAAAGCTAGAGCACGAAAAAACTTTGCTGAATATAGAGAATGAGATCCAGCAGGAAACCTTGGGACATGTGGGACGGGAGCTGCATGACAATATTGGACAGTTACTCTCCCTGGCCAAGCTGAACTTTGGCTCCATTAAACCTGAAAAACATGCGGCAGGAAGAGAGATTCTCACACAGGCCATTCAGGAGGTTCGCGGCTTATCTAAGGAGCTGAATCTGGACTGGGTAGAGGAAATAAGCATCAATGAATTTATAGCGCAGCAGCTTCAGAAAATCCAGGATACTGGCCACTGTCAGACTTCGCTCGCCGCAGATTATGAACTTCTGGATCTTCCAAAAGACCACAAACTGGTGTTGATCAGAGTTATCCAGGAATCCCTGAACAATGCCCTCAAACATGCCTCTCCGGATAAGATTGAAATCAGTATCACGGCAAATGGGAATAGCAGACAGTTAAGGATCAAGGATGACGGACGAGGATTTGATAGTAGCATGGCCTCTACCGGCAGTGGAATGTTCAATCTGAAAAAGCGAATGGAAACCATCGGGGGGAGCTTTGAACTGACATCTATGGTCGGAAAAGGAACTGAAATCATATTGACCTTGCCAAATTAG